AGGAACCCGCGCGTCGCCGATTCCGCCGCGAGCATCGCGTTCTCGAGATCCGAGAGGTCGCTTTCGACGTCGAGCGTCCGTTCCACGAGCCCCGCGGATCTCGCCATCATTCGGGCGCTCAGGAGAGCGCTGATCGCCACGAGGAGGAGGAAGACCAGCATCACCGCGAGCCCCGTCCCGACTTTGAGGGAGGTCGAGAGCTTCATTTCGCCGACCGGAAGGAGAAGAGCAACCGGAAGAGGGCATCGGCCCCGCGCCCGGCTGCGGTCAGCGGAGAGCTCCCTCGAAGAAGCCGGAGAGCGCCGCCGCGACCTCGTCGGGCTTTTCCATCGGCGTGAGGTGGCCGGCTCCGGCGATCGTGACGAGCTCGGCTCCCGGAATCGCGTGCGCCATCGCCTCGGCTCTGGCCGGCGGCGTGATCGAGTCTTCGGCGCCGACGACGACGAGCGCGGGAACGGTGATCGCCCCGAGCGACGGGATCGAATCCGCCCGGTCGCGCATCGCGAGGAGATCGTTCTCGATCGAGTTCGGATTCTGGCGCCGCACGATCGCGCGGACGCGCGCGACGAGGTCCGCGCGCTTTCGGCCGCCCGCCGAAAGGAGCTTCGGGATCATCCGGTCGGACACCGCCGAGGGGCCCATTTCGCGGGCGGTGAAGATCGCCGTGTTGCGCGCCTGCCTTCCGGCATCGTCGTCGGCGCCGGCTTGCGTGTCGAGCAATGCGACGGCGGCGACCGCCTCCGGCCGGTTCCGGAGAAGCTCGAAGACGACGTACCCGCCCATCGAGAACCCCGCGAGGCCGGCTCTGCCGCCGGCCGCGTCGACGACGGCGGCGATCCATCCCGCGTACTCCTTCATCGAGGGCTGCGACGGGTGGGGAGTGTCGCGGCGGGAGGGCAGATCGGGACGGAGCACGCGGAACTTCGGAGCGAGCCGGGCCGAGACTTCGGTCCACATGTCGCCGTCGAGGGGATACCCGTGGACGAGGACGACGGCCGGGCCGGAGCCCTCCTCGCGCACCTCCACGTTCCGGAACTGGTATTTCGTTCTCATGGCTGGATCCTTCGGTCAGTCCGAGTCGGAAGAGTCCGGCGGAGGAGCCGTCGGCGGCGGAGCGGGCCGCTTCTTCGTCTTGTGAACGGGTTTCTTTTTCTCCGGAGGCGGCGCCTTCCGGGATTTCGCCGGTTTCTCCGCCGGAGTCTTTCCCGCGACGTCCGCGTCGATCCCTCGCTCGGCGCGCTGCTCCCGCGCGATCGCGCCGAGCTGCTTGGTGTCCGTGCGGTCGAGCTTCTTCTTCGGCTGGACGGGAACGACGGTCTGCTCGCTCGCCACCTCGGACTGCTTGACCGTCAGGAAGCGGCGGTCCTTCGTGGTGAAGCTCACCATCCCGTTCCGGTGCTTCGGCGCCTGGGCGAGCTCGTACCGCTCGCCCGATTTCATGGTCAGGACCACGTCGGCACGAAGCGAGACGGCGAGCAGGGACACCACGGCGACCCGGAAAAGGAGCTTCATCGCCCGATTCTACGCCGCTCCCGGGGCGCGGGGGAAACGCGCCGCGCGATCTTCTTCGTGAGGGAAGGAGACGCGCTCGCCTCGATCTCGGCGGCGGTCATCCAGCGATCGCCCGGACGCGACGCGGGCGCGGGAGTCGAGTAGATCTCGACGCGGACGCGTTTTCCCGCGATCGGCTGCTCGACCGTTCCCAGAAGCGCTCGCCCTGCGGCGCGGAAGCGGCTCCGGAAACGAGCGCGCGCGACCGACAGCACGTCCGCCTCGACTCCGGGGAGCTCCCACATGCCGGCGAGGAAGCCGTCCGCGCGGCGTCGGACGAGGATTCGGCCGTTCTCGGAGACGGCGGCGGCGACGCAGCGATAGAGAGGACGGGCCGGCCGAGCGGTGCGCCGCGGCGGAAACCGGTCCACGATTCCGCGCGCGCGGGCCCGG
The nucleotide sequence above comes from Thermoanaerobaculia bacterium. Encoded proteins:
- a CDS encoding alpha/beta fold hydrolase yields the protein MRTKYQFRNVEVREEGSGPAVVLVHGYPLDGDMWTEVSARLAPKFRVLRPDLPSRRDTPHPSQPSMKEYAGWIAAVVDAAGGRAGLAGFSMGGYVVFELLRNRPEAVAAVALLDTQAGADDDAGRQARNTAIFTAREMGPSAVSDRMIPKLLSAGGRKRADLVARVRAIVRRQNPNSIENDLLAMRDRADSIPSLGAITVPALVVVGAEDSITPPARAEAMAHAIPGAELVTIAGAGHLTPMEKPDEVAAALSGFFEGALR